ATGTTACTGAAAAAAGTGTACTGCATAAAAAGAGGAATTGTTCTTTTTCATAATGATAAGAAAAGTCATGTTCCAGAGAAGATATGCCTGTTTCAAATTTGTGTCTGTATAAAAACAcagtgttaatattttaaaaaataaacaactgataTAATTACAAGAGAAAGAAACCACCCCATAGTTGTACAAGGAGATTTAAATAGCTCAGTAATAACACAAACAGtaaaagtacaaatttaaatCATGTGATTAATAAACTTGACCTAGTTGACTTACATACAACACTGCACTCAACTGTTATtatacataattttcaaatgGTCAAGGAATGATTACAAAAGTGACTATATTGTGGCCATAAAGTGATATTCAACTACTTTAGAAGGATTTAATGTAAAGAAAGTATGACACTATAAAAGGATTTTCTGAATAGTTTATGCTTCACCTATTTACAGCAGTACATTGAGGCCAATACTGCTCAGCGGCCCCTCCctctggaggaaaggagaagagtaGAACATGTGTACAACATTTGGGTTTTCCAGGGGTTGTCCAAGCACTGGTGTCTGCCAGGGTGACCAACCTGCAACCCGTGGTCCACATGCAGCCCGGAATGGCTGTCAATGAGGCCCAAtaaaaaaccataaatttacttgaaacattatgaAATCTTTTTGTGACCAcattttgcaatgtatttaatgtgtggcccaggacagctcatcttcttccagtgtagctcAGACATGCCAAaggtttggacacccctgcatgacCTTGGAGCCTCATGGGAACTAACTTACTGTCGATAGCTGAAAGCTGCTGAGAACCTAAGGAGCTGGGTGGGATCCTGGTGgttattttttcctaaacagaACTCAACATAGAAATTCACTTTTAAACATCATTATTGTTTAAGAAGTTGTGTTATAGTATACCTGAATTTAACATTATCAACCTAAGATCTATACCaactatacataaataaaaaattaaattaaaaaatttgacatGTTCAGAAGactgagagaaaaacagaaaaaagtaatttaaattaaattatataaaatatgtatataaagtatagaaacaaacagaaaacacaaaaagaataaacaagattgacaggGAGTTTACTGTGATTGGAAGAAGCTACTGaaatttcatgtttatatttaaaattttcctgcaATGTGTCTCTACTTCATTATGCCACATTATTTAATTTGCTTGTGAGAAAGAGTCTTCCTCACCATGTTCACTAAGGCTTTCTTGACTTGCTCATTCCTTAAGCTGTAAAtaaaggggttcagcatgggtgcTACTGAGGTGTTCAGAACAGCAACTCCTTTGCTCAAGGACACCCTATCTTTTGCTGAAGGTTTAATGTACATAAAAATGCAGCTACCATAAGAGATGGAGATGACAATCATGTGAGAGGAACACGTAGAAAAGGCCTTTGTCCTCTGACTAGTAGAAGGAATTCTTAAAATCGTTCTGATGATATAGAGATAGGAAAGAAATATCAACGCCAATGTGAACATCAGAGTAAACACAGCACAGGAGAACCCCATTATCTCTAGAAGTTTTGTTTCTGAACAAGAAAGTTGCAGCAGGGGGAAATAATCACAGGTAAAATGGTCAATAATATTTGATCTGCAGTAATCGAGATTCAAGAGCAACATGAGTAAGGGGAATATGATTAAGAATGAAGCtagccaggaagagaagacaaGGAGTATACAGATTCTTCGATTCATGATGGTCGTGTAATGCAGAGGTTTGCAGATGGCAATATAGCGATCATAGGACATGGCAGCCAGAAGGTAAAATTCAGTGACTCCcaagaggatgaaaaaaaataactgagcaatGCAGTCATTAAAGGAAATGGTTTTATCCCCTGAAATAATGGTGCCCAAGAACTTAGGTATACTGACAGTTGTGAATGAAACCTCTACTAAGGAGAAATTtctgaggaagaaatacataGGGGACTGGAGATGGGAATCCAGCAGGGTAAGGGTTATGATGGTCAGGTTTCCAGCGATGCTGAGCATGTAGGTGATGAGCAGAAAGACAAAGATCACCACCTGAAGCTTTGGGTCATCTGACAGTCCCAGGAGGATGAATTCTGTTACTTCTGTATGGTTTCTCATTCttcagttgcttttttgtttccctCCTACTCGGTCTATAGGAGAAAACACAAGGAACACATCATGAGTTGTGGATTAAGAACTATCCAAGTGTGGATCCAGAATTTGGCTGAAATAGTATGTTACTTTAGCATCAGGGGAAATTTAAGGGGAACCTATAATAGCAACGGacctttgatttcttctctttcatatacagataacagtatggtggtaACTAGGAAGGAAGGGAATTGGTAGCGGTAGTATAGGAGcttaaatatatggtgacagaggaTGGTTTGACTTTGGATGTTGGACACACAATGCAAGGTACAGATTCATGTATCAgggaaatgtacacttgaaacctatataatcttattaccCAGGGTCagcccccaataaatttaattcataaaAAGGTAACTTTCTTGGCTTGAATGACACAAAGTGTCCTCAGGAAGACCCATCAAGTATTAGGAAAGATTATTTTACCTAGATGCTGTTTACATTTTTCTACAATACTTTTAGGTGACTACTTTCCTGGTGAAGTCTGCATAATCgatatttcatcattttaataatgatgggCAAATTCAATTCCCAGCATTCATACTAGTGTTTGTAGAAACAAATAAAGTGAACGTGCATATCGTCAAtcacatttaataataattttagaaatagtaaCACATATCTGCAGGGGTTTATGATGAGTATCAAGTAATAACCTCACACTTTTAATTCATTAGCTAGCCATCTACAATttcaacaagaaagaaaaaaataaataaaaaattatacaaagtgTTTTAGTTTATTATTCATGGTATTATAAGGCAAATTATTATTATAGAAAGTATATGGATTAAGCAGTTAGAGaaatctattaaaatacaaatgggcTGCTCAATGGATTTGTGACTTTAGATGAATTACTTAATTTCTTGAAGCTTCAGCTTTCTGTGTTCAAAATGAAGGTGACTATAATGAAGAATCCTGTaataaacataggagtgcatTTACCTTCAtgagtaaatgttttcaaattttctgcgTAGATATTAACAAGAGGGATTGCTGAGCCATATGACAGCTCTATTTGTAATGCtttgagaaacttccatactattttccatagtggctgtaccaatttacatcccTACCAGCATTTGAAATTTATATGATTTTATCAATGAATGTTAccccatgtttaattttttttaaaaatgaagttaaaatttcAAGGGTGCTTTTTCttacttatattttttcattactgtttaaccccctcccttcctctttcacctgcaaccagcctccatcctccccacagtcaccacattgttgtccgtgCCCATaagctgtttctctttttattttttgctcaataatttaaataatgtaaatgaaaGTGCTCTACAAATCATGTGGTACTTAGTATGCTTTGCATAGAgctcttttatttactttagttttcttttagttGGTGTTAATTCCCAACTTTGTGAAAGATATTTATAGTAGTTGTTATTTAGCAAAAGCACTTTTTATCTTAGTGAAATGCTAAGGACTTTTAGATATTCTCTCAGTTAGCCCTTACAACACACccatgaaactatttttattcgCAGATAAAGAATTGAGGCTCGTAGAGTTATGTACCTTTGATGTATTCATATAACTGGTAAAAGTCAAGTATAACCATAGACTatcttaaattaaaatatgttctctTAAATAAAGTACTTCATAGTCAAATAGAAACACATAGACACAGTGATAATAATTTCCTGCCTTTATTTAATAATGACTAAAttgatataataaaacaaaatgcactTAGCTCTTTTTGcactttttaatatatacaggTATAAAATTTAACTCCAAATAtgtcttatttaatttaattaaaatttccctaatcaacaaaacaaagaagcaaggaaaatataatgagagacattcaaataaagaacaaaatgacaataactagagggaatggggagggagataacaggggaaagaagggaaagggtcatcaaggaacatatgtAAAGGACACAGAGAGGGTTGGAGGTGGCGGTGTGTTGGCGAGAGAGAGTGATGGAGGataatggaaacaactgtacctgaacaacaataaaaaacagttGAGCTAGTAAGTGATGAATCAATGATAAGATTGGAGAGACTTTCATTGTCtcctttatttattgatttgagagacacaGAGATATTGATTtcttgttctacttatttatgcattcattggttgcttgttgaatgtgcctggaccagagatcgaacctgtaaccttggtatATGGGAACAACACTCTCACCAAATaagcttcctggacaggcctTCTCACTTATGTGTGTAAAATCAaagatatatatatgcatgtataataAGTAGCTATACTATCCTTATAActgacatttttctcaaaattatttcacttaccatttatttcccttacaTCCCTCTCCCCCACAATCGCCATAATGTTGACAAGTTATACTTTAGTAATCATATTTTGGTTTTGTCTATTgaccttaatttttaaatcacatactctagtttctttttttttccactgtgaaaattttggtcttttttccaTGTagtcttttgtatatttttagttaaaattatacaggtttgtATTTTGTCCCCCCTTCCACATTATACATCAAAAACACTTCTTCAAATAATTAAAGACTCTttgtaaacatacttttttttgtttttctacttacaaagttttttataccatatttaaaaatatgtagttcAGAATGTAACAGATATCTACATCCCTACCCCTACCATCAgaaacaatttacaatagccaagtactggaagcaacctaagtgcccatcagcaaacaagtggatccaaaaactatggtatatttacacaatggaattctacacagcagagagaaagaaggagcttataccctttgaaacagcatggatggaactgaagagcattatgttaagtgaaataagccagacagtgagtgacaaatgccatatgatctcacctttaactggaacataataaatagaaaaaaaaaaagtaaacaaaatataaccagagacattgaagttaagaacaatctaacaatggacaagggggagtggggaggggacagtgaggacaggggattaaaggaagtactataaaggatacTCTAGTTTCTTAGTAgatagaaatttttttctttaaattatttataaaccaAAGGGAATGGAATATTGATTTTTGCATAGGAAATATTTATGATACTTGTGGAGGAGTCTGGTTATTTTTTAGCCAAGAGCAGTGAGGAGGACATTGTCACTATCACTTACGTGGAAGCAGAAAGGGCTGTGCAGGCCAGCTCCAGAGACATTCCCAGATTCATGATCTCAGGTCACAGCCATTCTTAGGAGAATGGGAAAATTCCACTGTGTGTTTCAAACCACTTACAAAAgtaacattgtttctttttattttttttaacctatataGGTTCTTCAGACAAAAATGAGggtcttttgtttttgtaagtaGCTATAATACTGGGCAATTGTTGGTTCTGGTTGAACTGAGACAGTAAAGAAGACATGTAGTTACAAGATTTCCATTGAAAGATGGTTCATTTTTATAAAGGCATCATTAGGTACACTATTGACTATATAACTTGAGTGTATGATGTTTTTAGTCAGGATATGACAACTAGAGATTTAAGCTGTCTCCATAGTCAATATATCAAGGCATTTGCTTTTAGTTGACTTGTAATAAAAGTAATATCTCACATTATAATATGCTTATATTTCCTTCTAAGAGCTCAAAGGAAATTTTTTGGTGactaatacttttatttatttgtttgtttataaactaaattttactgtttgtgctattacagtgTTCCTAATTTGCCCCATTGTCTTCCTTATGCCCAACTTACCTCTGATTTTCAGAAAGGCTCACTAACAGTCAGAATATCTGGAATATGAAAAACAGTAGCAGCTGTCACTGTTGTATTCCAAGGAGTCcaacatttctgaaaatattttctctcatttaacaAATTAGCTCTCCATTGccaatgtttttatattaaatttcccATTTTATCCAGAGGGAATATATTTCTCTGACATAGaggtggagaagggaagaaatacataaaagagaaaaaatatcaaatgtttcaaaaatctcTGGTGTGTTTTCTATATAGACTTTACTCACATAAGCTACTTCTGCTTTATCCAGTCTCTGTGACCCTGGCTCAAGGGGACTAATTCAGTCAGAACAGGAATACACACAACACACTAAGGAATATAAAGGATAATACACACTagtattaaaatttgaaaaggaaTCTGGGGGGTCAGTGaccagggaaagagaaaacattgcAACAAGCAAACTGGAACACAAAATgtgaagtttgtttttctctaaattaCTTTTCAGACAAAGATTGGCAACCTAATATATTAGTTTACAATATAAATTTCTACCTAATACTCTATGCCACATAAAAATCTGGTCATCTATCATATTGTACTAAGTACATTTATTAACTCTATTATTTTAATCTGGCTTCTAATAAAAATATGGGTGCTATAATACTGCTaatattttataccttttcttttcctgttctgtctGGCTCTCCAGGAATGTCAGTTgaagaatttcttcttttgaCTGATTCTTCTTGTAATTTATATGCTAAGTATAATATTAGGAGTTACTACCTTCCGTGACagactaataataataaatcatgaCCTAATAAGATAAGGTGAGTTTAAAAAGCCAGTAAAATTGTGCAGGTCATTAGTAAAAGCTATGTACAATTTGTAGGTTCTTAAGgatttggggttttctttttgaaatcagGCTCTCTTATTGGCTGTTACAGCTCAAGACCTCCAACAAGTAATTCAGCTCTTCTGAGCATCAATTTACAGTTTGTAaattcatcctcctcctcctcctcctcctcatcatcatgTTGTCTAACCTTACAGAGagctgtaaagattaaataatatatggTATAAAATATATCTGGCTCAGCATATGATACAAAATAAGTGTTCTGTATAGAAGAGATAGATAGTATTACTTATGAAATTCCTATCAAACTCCTAGTGGGCATAATAAGAGTAATGATGGATGCCTAcactttttttatatattttaagaataatacagATAAACACAGGAGAGTTTATAAAATAAGACATACATGCCTTCAGCATGACTAAGAAATATAGgatataatgaaattaaaattatttgtaagtcaaaaaataaatatccaagtcCATCAGGTGAGTGGGAATAATTAAACAGATACTACAGATATTATAGGGTAAATGGTTGTTGcagatatttaattaatttcatttttcatatactTTCATGAATGAAACTGTGATCTTAGTaccagaagagaaaattaaagaataagtTGATTCAAACAGTGTATACTTCCTTAGCCATTATAAtataaaagattttcattttcagaaaaatcaataaaatcatttatattttagagcCACTGGTTACTATCCAGATGTAAATCAGTGATTACATGGAATCTACCAGACAgcatgaaagaaaaacacaacaaagtCATTTTcaggttaaaaagaaaacttgagcAAATGAGGTCAACATTGCAGGTGCCTGTAAGAGGGATATAGGGGGACATTGCAGAAGTtacaatttcatttttcctttcttgaatcTTCACAGTGACATTCATTCTTGCGAACACATACTTTCATTTCACTTGTTTCTAGAATACGCTACCTTATGAACTAAGTTGGGAAAGCTTGTTTTAGGTGCTGGTTACACAGGGTATAAATTAAAGAGTTCAATATGGGTGCAATTGAAGTGTGAATATAGCCAACGATGCTATTCCTTTGGTGAAAAGCCTGACATACATGAATATATGGAGTTTTTCCTCTGACTAGCAGCCAGGATTCTCAGAATGATGCTAATGCTGCACGTGTAGGACAGATCATTAATGCCAATGTGAAGAGTAGAGTGACAAAAGCAAAGTAAGAACCAATTCTTTCCAAAAACCATGTATCTGACCATGAGAggtgtaaaatgggaaaatagtCCAAAGAGAAGATATCAATGACATTGGAAGCGCAGGAATCTCACTGGAGGATAAGTGTGAATGTCGGAATATGGAAAGAAATCCTCTTAGCCATGAAGTAAAGACAAAGAGGGTGCAGGAATTTACATCCCTGTTTTCATGATCAAACAGGGTTTTTTGATCTGGATGGTGTAATAATGAAGCTGCTTGAAGATGGCAACATTAGAGTCAAAAGACATGgcagttcaaagaaaaaaattaggcacACCCatgaagatgaaggaaaatgaCTGGGCTAAACCATCGTTACAGTAAATggtcattttctaaaaattaatttcttttttaaaaattttaattttgtattgttattcaattacagttgtgtgccttttctccccatccctccaccccaccccagctccgagctgaacctccctccctcccccacctccaccctcccccttcattttgtccatgtgtcctttatagtagttcctgtaataccctgtcctcactgtcccctccccactcccccctgttcattgttagattgttcttaatttcaatgtctctggttatattttgtttcctttttttttctatttattatgttccagttaaaggtgagatcatatggtatttgtccctcaacacctgacttatttcacttagcataatgctctccagttctatccatgctgttgcaaagggtataagctccttctttctctctgctgcatagaattccattgtgtagatataccatggttttttggatccacttgtttgctgatgggcacttaggttgcttccagtacttggctattgtaaattgtgctgctatgaacattggggtgcacaggttcttttggattggtgtttcagggttcttagggtataatcccagcagtggaattgctgggtcaaagggcagttccatttttagttttctgaggaaattccatactgttttccacagtggcctcaccagtctgcattcccaccaacagtgcacgagggttcccttttctccgcatcctctccaacatttgtttgtggatttgtttatgttggccactttgactggtgtgagatggtacctcattgtggttttaatttccatcccTTTGAtagctaatgatgctgagcatctattcatatgtctctgggccctctgtatgtcttccttggagaagtgtctgttcaagtcctttgcccattttttaattgggttgtttgtcttcctggagtggagtcgtatgagttctttatatattttggagatcaggcccttgtctgaggtatcattagcaaatatgttttcccatactgttggttctctttgtaatttggtgctgtttccttTGGCCTtacagaagctctttattttgatgaggtctcatttgtttattcctccctttatgtcccttactttaggggacatgtctgtgaggatgttgctgtgtggaatgtctgagattttcctgccaatgtttccctctaggacatttatggtgttacggcttatatttaagtcttttacccatcttgagtttattttcgtgtatggcataagttgatgatcgagtttcatttttttgcacgtagctgtccagatctcccaacaccatctgttgaagaggctgtttttgctccattttatgctcctgcctcctttgtcaaatattaattgatcgtatagacttgagtttatttctgggctctctattctgttccattggtctatgtgcctgtttttatgccagtaccaggctgttttgattacagtggccttgtaatacagtttgatatcaggtattgtgatccctccttctttgttcttctttctcaaaattgctgcagctattcagggtcgtttatggttccatatgaatttctgaaatgtttgttctatatctgtgaaatatgtcatgggtactctaatagggattgcattgaatctataaattgctttgagtagtatggccatgttgatgatattaattcttccaatccatgaacatggtacatgcttgcatttgtttgtatcttccttaatttctttcttcagtgttgtgtagttttctgagtacaggtcttttacctccttggttaggtttattcctaggtactttatttttcttgttgtatatcgaatgggatttttttcctgatttctgtttctgcagtttcgttgttggcatacaggaatgcctttgatttctgggtattgactctgtatccagctgttttgccaaattcatttattaggtcgagtagttttttggtggagtctatagggttttccatgtacactatcatgtcgtctgcaaacagtgacagtttcatttcctcctttccaatttggatgccttttattgctttttcttgtctgattgctgtggctaggacttccaatactatgttgaataggagtggtgagatgggcatccttgtcttgttcctgatctcagtcggaaagctctaagtttttgtccattgagtgtgatgttggctgtaggtctctcatatatggccttaattatgttgaggactgctccctttattcccacttctgagtgtttttatcagaaatgggtgctgtatcttatcgaacgctttttctgcatctattgatatgatcatgtgatttttgtctttgctgttgttgatgtgatgtattatgtttattgatttgtgaatattgtaccatccttgcatccctggtatgaatcccacttggtcatggtagttgatctttttaatgtattgctgcatgcggtttgccaatattttgttgagaattttagcgtctatgatcatcagcgatattggcctgaagttttctttcttcgttgtgtctttatctggttttgggattaggatgatgctggcttcataaaacgagtttgggagtcttccatcagtttggattttttcgaatagtctgtgaaggataggggttagctcttcgttaaatgctttgtagaattctcctgggaaaccatgtggtccagggcttttgtgtgttgggagttttttgatgactgcttgaATTTCgtctgttgttattggtctgttcaggctttgtgcttcttcttccttcagttttggaagattatatttttctagaaatgtgtccatttcatctaagttttcaaatttcttagcatacagttcttcatagtaatttcttacaatcctttgtttttctgtgatatcagttgtaatctctcctttttcatttttaattgtgtttatttggatcctctctctttttgccttgatgagcctgcttaaaggcttgtcgattttgtttatcttttcaaagaaccagctcctggattcattgatccttacaattgtgcttttagtctctgtatcattaaactctgctctgatcttggttattccctaccttctgcttgctctgggctgtctttgttgttgttcctcaagttcttgtaggcatagggttaggttgtttgttgaaatgtttctatccttttaaggtaggcctgtattg
This DNA window, taken from Desmodus rotundus isolate HL8 chromosome 3, HLdesRot8A.1, whole genome shotgun sequence, encodes the following:
- the LOC128780461 gene encoding olfactory receptor 6C1, which produces MRNHTEVTEFILLGLSDDPKLQVVIFVFLLITYMLSIAGNLTIITLTLLDSHLQSPMYFFLRNFSLVEVSFTTVSIPKFLGTIISGDKTISFNDCIAQLFFFILLGVTEFYLLAAMSYDRYIAICKPLHYTTIMNRRICILLVFSSWLASFLIIFPLLMLLLNLDYCRSNIIDHFTCDYFPLLQLSCSETKLLEIMGFSCAVFTLMFTLALIFLSYLYIIRTILRIPSTSQRTKAFSTCSSHMIVISISYGSCIFMYIKPSAKDRVSLSKGVAVLNTSVAPMLNPFIYSLRNEQVKKALVNMVRKTLSHKQIK